In one Portunus trituberculatus isolate SZX2019 chromosome 31, ASM1759143v1, whole genome shotgun sequence genomic region, the following are encoded:
- the LOC123511543 gene encoding cyclin-dependent-like kinase 5: MQKYEKLEKIGEGTYGTVFKAKNRETQEIVALKRVRLDDDDEGVPSSALREICLLKELKHKNIVRLHDVLHSDKKLTLVFEHCDQDLKKYFDSLNGEIDPDIVKSFMFQLLRGLEFCHSRNVLHRDLKPQNLLINKNGELKLADFGLARAFGIPVRCYSAEVVTLWYRPPDVLFGAKLYNTSIDMWSAGCIFAELANAGRPLFPGSDVDDQVKRIFKLLGTPTEDTWMGMTSLPDYKTFPLYQPTMTLAQVCPKLSSKGRDLLQRLLICNPSARMNAEDAMAHSYFSDLSPSIRNV, from the exons ATGCAGAAATATGAGAAACTGGAGAAAATTGGTGAAG GAACATATGGCACTGTTTTCAAGGCCAAGAACAGAGAGACACAGGAGATAGTGGCGCTGAAGAGAGTGCGGCTGGATGACGACGATGAA GGTGTGCCCTCATCAGCCCTGCGGGAGATCTGTCTGCTGAAGGAGCTGAAGCACAAGAACATTGTGAGGCTGCATGATGTTCTGCACTCAGACAAGAAACTCACACTAGTGTTTGAACATTGTGATCAAGACCTGAAAAAGTACTTTGACAGTCTCAATGGAGAAATTGACCCTGACATTGTGAAGTCTTTCAT GTTCCAGCTGCTGCGTGGGCTGGAGTTCTGCCACAGCCGCAATGTGCTGCACCGGGATCTCAAGCCACAGAACCTCCTCATTAACAAG AATGGAGAGCTCAAGCTAGCGGACTTTGGTTTGGCTCGGGCGTTTGGCATTCCTGTGCGCTGCTACTCTGCTGAGGTGGTGACGTTATGGTACCGGCCGCCCGATGTGTTGTTTGGCGCCAAACTTTACAACACCTCCATCGATATGTGGTCTGCCGGCTGCATATTTGCTG aACTAGCCAATGCTGGCCGCCCACTGTTCCCTGGCAGTGACGTGGATGATCAGGTGAAGCGTATCTTCAAGCTTCTCGGCACTCCAACAGAAGACACCTGGATGGGCATGACTTCCCTGCCTGATTATAAAACCTTCCCCTTGTACCAGCCTACCATGACCCTTGCTCAGGTCTGCCCCAAGCTTAGCAGTAAAGGCAGAGATCTTCTTCAG AGGCTGCTCATCTGCAACCCATCTGCAAGAATGAATGCGGAGGATGCCATGGCACACTCTTACTTTTCTGACCTCTCACCTTCCATCAGAAATGTGTGA